The Tripterygium wilfordii isolate XIE 37 chromosome 5, ASM1340144v1, whole genome shotgun sequence DNA segment ATGTGATCGAGAATGAATTCAATTTGTTGCTTAGCAGTGAGTTTGCTCATATTTCTGACAGATGGTAAATGGAGTCTTTGGATGCAGTAACTTAGTTATATCAAACTCATCCTTGAAGTGCAAGTTCTAGCATAACAAGCCATGAAATTAAGCCAGTagtgcttttttcttttccaaagtTGGCATATGCATAATGGTATTTGAGTAATGATGGGGCTTGTATATGATTTATAACATGTAATTGTTTGTCAATCTATATCCTTTGTCATAATAACCAAGTATGTTTGCCTCTTTTGAAGGGTGATCGACAAGAATATGGGCGTCAGAGTTATCCAGTACCTCCTGCTGCTACTGGGTACTGTGCTGCTCTCTGCAATTGGATATAATTTTGTGTATGAATAATGTGATTTGATTAATCTTTTTAATTTTCCAGATATTCCAATATAAACCACACTGTGGATTCTAAGGCGACATACAACCTAATTGGCTCTGCTGTTGGTGGTGGGCGTAGCAACATCTCAAACATTGGTGAGGTATGTATCATGCGAAAGTTACAGATTACAGAATTACGTGATGTTTTGTCCATGAAATTCTGTAGTAGtggaaaaaaagagacaaaattttGAACTGGTTAATAGTTCACCCTTGGGTTTAGAATTTTTTGCTCTGTAGCTATGTTCTATAAATCCCTCAAGAAAGAATTCTATATTTGTAGTGAATGACTATAAGGTGATTAGTCACCCCCTTTTTGTATCATGAGAAATAATTGTTTCAAAGTATCTTTTGTGCTGGGTGCAACATAAGAAAACATAAGAAATCTGTAGAACAATTTAGTCTATTTGGTTTGCTCGAGAAACCCTCAAGCACCCCATTGGTATTTGTTAGCTTCACTATTCATCACTTATCAGTCTTAATGTACTGGACATCTTTAATACCCATAAGCATTGATCAGCTGCCAACCGGCCACCAGTGACTATGGATGAATCTTTACACAACCATTTTAAATGTTATCATGGAATTTGCTTAGATTTTCACATGATCTTATGTGGTACGATTTTGTAATTTTCTGCACATTCAACTTGCTGACGACTATTCTTCTCCCCTGTGAATTCAAGGATTCTGAAGCGAGATTGAAGCTACAAGAAATTCTATCTGGTGGCTCTGATGGCAGAGTTGAGATTCATGGATCTTCTGACCATTTCACGGCCCAACAAGGAGTTGTCCAGTCTTACACAGCTTCTGCTGGACAAAGCATCAATTTTCATCAAACCTCCTACCCGAATATGAGTCCTTATCAAAACCCACGTTCTCAACAAAGCCACGGTGACAAGGTGAATGCACAGGAAAGCCCCTACCAAACCATGAATGCACGGCAAAGTCCCTATCAGAACACGAATATGCAGCAAGGCTCTTATGTGGTTAATGCTCAGCAAAGCACCTACCCAGGTGTCAATGTTCCTGAAATTGCCTACAATAACTTAAGCGCACAGCACGGTGCCTACCAGTACTGACCTCTTGTTtaaacatttttgtacaatatcTTGCCATCAAGTCCTCGTAATTCGATAGTTAACAGTTATTTGTTTGATTCTAAATACATTCTAGAGGTTATTCAAGCTGTTGTAGACAAGAGAGATCTCCAGCTGTGATATGCTCACTAGCTATAAATGTTTTCGTACTGTACTGGCATATTGTTCACTATCCTAAATCTGGATTTCTGTAGACAATTCAGATGTTATTATTACTTGTGCTTTTCTCCAGCAATTTTTTACATGCAAATTGCAGGGGTTTTGTGTAACCCGGAAAAAAATACATGGGATTAGTTAGACTTTTTTTGTAAAGTACAAGGGTCATTTCGGGACTTACATTTATAAACAGAGATCTTAAGACTTCTTTTAATCATCAGCACTTCATGCGATGCCTGAACACAAGTTGAAGTCACAGCAGCTCGGCTGCTGAATATTCAGTTATACAAAAATCCAATGGTGATAATAGTTAACAATGCCAATACCACAGTCAATTGATACATGTCTGTAAATCGGCACTAACCAAAGTTTCACTCCATATAAAATCTAACCAAAACCTAAAATGAACCCAACATCAGGAGTACAAAGATCAAATAAGCTTCTTTTCTCTATTGGTCGATGTAAATTTGCTCAGCAAcctccattgtttttcattGGTGTAGAAAGCAAACAATACAAAGTGAGAAAAGCAGAGAAGCATGATTACAGCTTCGAAAAGGTAAGGATACCTCTCAGGAGGAGGAATGGTCAAGTAAATGACATGAAGAATAAGAGAGGACAGATAAACAAAGGTCACTAAAATCGGGAGCAAGGCAAGAGAAGCAGAACGGCGGGTTTTCCCACCATCTCGTCTCCCACAAGGTGCAAGATAAATAAGCATGAATAGAGCATACAAAGCGACGTACGACAACGCCAATTTATCACGACACAGAAGAGGAAACATGGAGAACATGGCATAATGTGTCAATACCCAGAAGGGACGAGGAAATTCCATAGCCAATAAGCTAGCTGGCAGAAGCGGCAGCAGAATAGATTTCTCATGTACTGCAAAATTTTAAAAGCAAGTAGTGAAGAAAATAAAGGCTGAactaatcaaaataaattaagtTCCAAAAGAACATTTAAGTTACCTTGGAATGAGAACATGTAGAAAGACAAAGAGCAATTCAGCAGCCCATAAAGGAAACCTTTGCTGCTTGGAGCTAAGACTTGCTGAACCATTGAGGGCAGACAAGTTAGGATAGTAATAGTGAGGCTGAGAAGCTTCAGTGACTGAGTTGCAAATAATCTCTTCCATTTTATTAGGATTGATGTGGTGCACCAAAAGTTCGCCACATAATCCTCGTATATGCCTCTCTCAAAAGGGGCAAGACGAGAGAGAACCTGAATCAGCCATTAAGCACACAAGTCAATAACAGCTTCCAAGAATGGCTAGTTTTGAGCACTAAGATCAGGAGTCTATTCAAAACTTCCCCCTTTTCGATGAAAGTGAATAGGGAAGTAAGATATTGAAATTTCAGACACCTAACCTAACTGATGCCTGCAGAGAATGGATAACGACACGGAAATTTCTATTTAAATTGACCACGTTCCCAAGGTATGATACTTATCCTGTGTGACATGAAaaatgggaaaaagaaaaaaagaagttttggACGACTTTTATATGCTCCCTCAGGGGGTAGTTAACATACAAGTAACATAGTCACTCCCAATGTATTATACCAACTATAATAATCTCATTAATTCCCCTAGCAAGATTCttttacaaagaaaataaaagcatcCTTCTCTTATGCCAAATAGCCACCACAGTAGAGCGTTTATTATCAGCCATATTCAATAATAGTTGGAAATTGGAATAGAGGGTCTTATTTTCTTTCTGAAATTCCCACATTAAATCATATGCAAACTATACGTTCCTAACTTAGGGCCTCTCTTTCAAGTAGGAATGTCAGAAGGTGTAGTGTAACAAGGGGAACAGATCTCAGGATTACTATTATCAACCTTTTCCCTTATATTTGATAATTAGCAATATTAATGAAACCTGCCATGTTTACTAGTTAGGAATGAagtaaaacaaattttattttaactgACATGGAGAGAAAACGTTATGAACACGAAATGTATGAACTAGCAGTTGGAATTTCTGTCCAAGGAGTAAATGAACAGATGAACAGCCAAAAGCAACAGTTATGTGTTCCAAGGGTTGAACTAACAAGTGCAGGCcccaaaaggaagaaaaactaCTTCATCAAACAGtttcaaattaataaataaaccGATGCACTTCTCTTTTCAAAGATAGAGAGCTGTTCTTTACCCCAAAAAAGGTGTCCATCGAATGAAGATACGGCCACCATAAGACTGCAAATGTTCCCAAGACCATCAAGCCCAACTTTGCCACCTCAAGCACTGGGTATCGACGTCTAAAACATTTACCTAAGAGGTGGCTGAAGAAAGCAGGTGCAAAGTATGCGCTCATctgtaaaataaaaagaataaaagcacacaaatcaattaaagaaagaaatcCACTAATTATCATATCTGATAGCATATCACCTGGAACCCTACTTATTAATCTTTGATATAATCTTATTAGCCAGGTTTCAAGTTGTATATTTACTGCTGTCTATATATgactaaatataaaataatttttgcaTAAGATCCATCTACCAAGACATATATTGAACAACATCAATCAGCTAGCACCTCAAACTTCCAGaaataaagggaaaaagaaaaactttcaaCTGAACCCGACCAATAATTCCCTGACCCTGTGGCACTTGGCTTGAGTTTTCAAGCACACTTCCAAATTTTGGCCCATTAGACATGATAACAGGTACTtgccaaaataaagcaaaaatGAATCAGAAAAGTTAATTTGGAAAGCTAAAATGCAATTGCTTGAATGAAGGAAGCACCTGTTTATGGTTGAGAGCAAGGCTGAACAGGACACAAGCTACAAGGTCCTTCTGAGAGAGGATGGCAGCAACAGCAGCCACAGTGAGGCCCAAGCTAATGCAGTTGTACTGAAATATGACTATGTATAAAGAGTGCTACATATCTTTTTACAATCAGCAGATAGGGGaaatagaacaaaaaagaaGACGCAAATGAACAAAAGATTGGTGAACCTGAAAATGACCATGATCAATTAAGATCACACATGGGCTGAGTAGAAGCATTGCTATGTGCCATGCTATATCACTAGCACAGCTACTTGACCGACCACCATAATGCACAAGAACAAACCAAAGAACTGCAGGAAAAAATATGAGAACATCAGAAGATAAAACTGTCCACCTCATTAGTAGTTTCCTGCAA contains these protein-coding regions:
- the LOC119998810 gene encoding probable dolichyl pyrophosphate Man9GlcNAc2 alpha-1,3-glucosyltransferase — its product is MEKKRARKVVKEKVVVDDIDDGWGWLVQKGIGAAFLCIAVFALLIRVATSLHSYSGAGNPPNFGDYEAQRHWMEITLNLPAREWYRNSTTNDLSYWGLDYPPLTAYQSFFHGLFLKNFDPESVSLFTSRGHESYLGKLLMRWTVLSSDVLIFFPAVLWFVLVHYGGRSSSCASDIAWHIAMLLLSPCVILIDHGHFQYNCISLGLTVAAVAAILSQKDLVACVLFSLALNHKQMSAYFAPAFFSHLLGKCFRRRYPVLEVAKLGLMVLGTFAVLWWPYLHSMDTFFGVLSRLAPFERGIYEDYVANFWCTTSILIKWKRLFATQSLKLLSLTITILTCLPSMVQQVLAPSSKGFLYGLLNCSLSFYMFSFQVHEKSILLPLLPASLLAMEFPRPFWVLTHYAMFSMFPLLCRDKLALSYVALYALFMLIYLAPCGRRDGGKTRRSASLALLPILVTFVYLSSLILHVIYLTIPPPERYPYLFEAVIMLLCFSHFVLFAFYTNEKQWRLLSKFTSTNREKKLI